A DNA window from Salarias fasciatus chromosome 23 unlocalized genomic scaffold, fSalaFa1.1 super_scaffold_20, whole genome shotgun sequence contains the following coding sequences:
- the pjvk gene encoding pejvakin isoform X1, with protein sequence MFAAATKNFVKQVGDPGRLVAVPSLSEADRYQPLSLVSLRRRSRRFWRKSRYASTAFSLKDILLGDKEIAAGVSSYQLLNYEDQSDVALGGRSARPLISDVGVNVSGSQQVAVKASFGIVTKHELELPALLRELGARKVALDHCLVRQSRDGGRSVLCVVVESIRTTRQCSLTVHAGMRGTTMRFQMDDGRSGGGRDKAVVIPAHTTIAFSVCPLYVRLDGTLDICVAPGSQGGFEREQIREQLGGFLGRFSLGRLRRFLSGILYGNPFRAGRWAGPPAGGGATVSDGRLPPPPAERTLEELAHSDSYVDDLVTDYLEKAASLTDVSTAYLRDGAHTRVNLLKHNVRKGPCALCGMGSQRRETVYGCLECSGGGHKFVRLHAVPCFDLWHKTLR encoded by the exons ATGTTCGCCGCGGCCACCAAGAACTTTGTGAAGCAGGTGGGCGACCCGGGCCGCCTGGTGGCCGTGCCCAGCCTGAGCGAGGCGGACCGCTACCAGCCGCTCAGCCTGGTCAgcctccgccgccgcagccgccgcTTCTGGAGGAAGAGCCGCTACGCCTCCACCGCCTTCTCCCTCAAGGACATCCTGCTGGGCGACAAGGAGATCGCCGCAG gcgtGTCGTCCTACCAGCTGCTGAACTACGAGGACCAGTCGGACGTGGCGCTGGGCGGCCGCTCGGCCCGGCCGCTCATCAGCGACGTGGGCGTCAACGTGAGCGGCTCGCAGCAGGTCGCCGTCAAGGCCTCCTTCGGCATCGTCACCAAGCACGAGCTGGAGCTGCCCGCCCTGCTGCGCGAGCTGGGCGCCAG gaaggtGGCGCTGGACCACTGCCTGGTGCGCCAGTCCCGGGACGGCGGCCGCAGCGTCCtgtgtgtggtggtggagaGCATCCGCACCACCCGCCAGTGCTCGCTGACGGTGCACGCCGGCATGAGGGGCACCACCATGAGG TTCCAGATGGACGACGGCAGGAGCGGCGGAGGACGAGACAAAGCCGTGGTCATCCCGGCTCACACCACCATCGCCTTCAGCGTGTGTCCGCTGTACGTGAGGCTGGACGGAACCctgg atatCTGCGTGGCTCCGGGCTCTCAGGGCGGCTTCGAGCGGGAGCAGATCCGGGAGCAGCTGGGCGGCTTCCTGGGCCGCTTCTCTCTGGGACGCCTGCGCCGCTTCCTGTCCGGCATCCTCTACGGGAACCCCTTCAGAGCAGgtcggtgggcggggcctcccgcggggggcggggccacagtcTCTGACGggcgtctccccccccccccggcagagCGCACCCTGGAGGAGCTGGCGCACTCCGACAGCTACGTGGACGACCTGGTGACGGACTACCTGGAGAAGGCGGCCAGCCTGACCGACGTGTCCACGGCGTACCTGAGGGACGGCGCGCACACGCGCGTCAACCTCCTGAAGCACAACGTGCGCAAGGGCCCGTGCGCGCTGTGCGGGATGGGCAGCCAGCGGCGGGAGACGGTGTACGGCTGCCTGGAGTGTTCGGGCGGCGGCCACAAGTTCGTGCGGCTGCACGCCGTGCCCTGCTTCGACCTGTGGCACAAGACGCTGCGCTGA
- the pjvk gene encoding pejvakin isoform X2, with amino-acid sequence MFAAATKNFVKQVGDPGRLVAVPSLSEADRYQPLSLVSLRRRSRRFWRKSRYASTAFSLKDILLGDKEIAAGVSSYQLLNYEDQSDVALGGRSARPLISDVGVNVSGSQQVAVKASFGIVTKHELELPALLRELGARKVALDHCLVRQSRDGGRSVLCVVVESIRTTRQCSLTVHAGMRGTTMRFQMDDGRSGGGRDKAVVIPAHTTIAFSVCPLYVRLDGTLDICVAPGSQGGFEREQIREQLGGFLGRFSLGRLRRFLSGILYGNPFRAERTLEELAHSDSYVDDLVTDYLEKAASLTDVSTAYLRDGAHTRVNLLKHNVRKGPCALCGMGSQRRETVYGCLECSGGGHKFVRLHAVPCFDLWHKTLR; translated from the exons ATGTTCGCCGCGGCCACCAAGAACTTTGTGAAGCAGGTGGGCGACCCGGGCCGCCTGGTGGCCGTGCCCAGCCTGAGCGAGGCGGACCGCTACCAGCCGCTCAGCCTGGTCAgcctccgccgccgcagccgccgcTTCTGGAGGAAGAGCCGCTACGCCTCCACCGCCTTCTCCCTCAAGGACATCCTGCTGGGCGACAAGGAGATCGCCGCAG gcgtGTCGTCCTACCAGCTGCTGAACTACGAGGACCAGTCGGACGTGGCGCTGGGCGGCCGCTCGGCCCGGCCGCTCATCAGCGACGTGGGCGTCAACGTGAGCGGCTCGCAGCAGGTCGCCGTCAAGGCCTCCTTCGGCATCGTCACCAAGCACGAGCTGGAGCTGCCCGCCCTGCTGCGCGAGCTGGGCGCCAG gaaggtGGCGCTGGACCACTGCCTGGTGCGCCAGTCCCGGGACGGCGGCCGCAGCGTCCtgtgtgtggtggtggagaGCATCCGCACCACCCGCCAGTGCTCGCTGACGGTGCACGCCGGCATGAGGGGCACCACCATGAGG TTCCAGATGGACGACGGCAGGAGCGGCGGAGGACGAGACAAAGCCGTGGTCATCCCGGCTCACACCACCATCGCCTTCAGCGTGTGTCCGCTGTACGTGAGGCTGGACGGAACCctgg atatCTGCGTGGCTCCGGGCTCTCAGGGCGGCTTCGAGCGGGAGCAGATCCGGGAGCAGCTGGGCGGCTTCCTGGGCCGCTTCTCTCTGGGACGCCTGCGCCGCTTCCTGTCCGGCATCCTCTACGGGAACCCCTTCAGAGCAG agCGCACCCTGGAGGAGCTGGCGCACTCCGACAGCTACGTGGACGACCTGGTGACGGACTACCTGGAGAAGGCGGCCAGCCTGACCGACGTGTCCACGGCGTACCTGAGGGACGGCGCGCACACGCGCGTCAACCTCCTGAAGCACAACGTGCGCAAGGGCCCGTGCGCGCTGTGCGGGATGGGCAGCCAGCGGCGGGAGACGGTGTACGGCTGCCTGGAGTGTTCGGGCGGCGGCCACAAGTTCGTGCGGCTGCACGCCGTGCCCTGCTTCGACCTGTGGCACAAGACGCTGCGCTGA
- the gpd2 gene encoding glycerol-3-phosphate dehydrogenase, mitochondrial isoform X1: MAFRKALKRVAVVCSGVAGATFSLWQLLEYKKTQPGSARLAHVAAEAELSVPFADELPSRRAQLEALRSSEFDVLVVGGGATGAGCALDAVTRNLKTALVERNDFSSGTSSRSTKLIHGGVRYLQKAIMQLDYEQYMMVKEALHERANLLEIAPHLSAPLPIMLPVYKWWQLPYFWAGIKMYDLVAGVQCLKSSYVLSKSKALELFPMLKKDKLVGAIVYYDGQHNDARMNLAIALTAARYGAATANYTEVVHLLKTGDPNGGPDRVCGARCRDVITGEEFDVKAKCVINATGPFTDSLRRMDDQQTENICQPSAGVHIVIPGYYSPDNMGLLDPATSDGRVIFFLPWENMTIAGTTDTPTQVTAHPIPGEDDINFILTEVRNYLSPDVEVRRGDVLAAWSGIRPLVTDPSSKDTQSICRNHVVSISGSGLVTIAGGKWTTYRSMAEETLDAAVRAHGLRAEPCRTVGLVLEGGKGWSPTLYIRLVQDYGLEKEVAQHLASTYGVRAFDVAKMAQVTGQRWPIVGKRLVSEFPYIESEVIYAIKEYACTAIDVLARRTRLGFLNVQAADEALPRIVAIMGQELGWSQERRTAELESARKFLYHEMGYRSRSEQLTRTSEINLDNQEVVRYKKRFHKFDKESKGFITTVDVQRVLESINVHIDENALHEILNEVDLNKNGQVEIDEFLQLMSAVKKGQVSDSRLAILMKTAEETLDERGPVTVDRSGGGV, encoded by the exons ATGGCGTTCAGGAAGGCGTTGAAGCGGGTGGCGGTGGTCTGCAGTGGGGTGGCAGGCGCCACCTTCAGCCTGTGGCAGCTGCTGGAGTACAAGAAGACACAG CCCGGCTCG GCGCGGCTCGCTCACGTCGCCGCCGAGGCCGAGCTCAGCGTCCCCTTCGCCGACGAGCTGCCGTCACGGCGCGCCCAGCTGGAGGCGCTGAGGAGCAGCGAGTTCGACGTGCTGGTGGTTGGAGGCGGAGCCACAGGGGCAGGATGCGCCTTGGACGCCGTCACTCGCA acCTGAAGACGGCTCTGGTGGAGAGGAACGACTTCTCCTCCGGAACCAGCAGCCGCAGCACCAAGCTGATCCACGGCGGCGTGCGCTACCTGCAGAAGGCCATCATGCAGCTGGACTACGAGCAG TACATGATGGTGAAAGAAGCGCTCCATGAGCGAGCCAATCTGCTGGAGATCGCTCCTCACCTGTCGGCGCCGCTACCCATCATGCTTCCTGTTTATAA GTGGTGGCAGCTGCCGTACTTCTGGGCCGGGATCAAGATGTACGACCTGGTGGCGGGAGTCCAGTGTCTGAAGAGCAGCTACGTCCTCAGCAAGTCCAAAGCGCTGGAGCTCTTCCCCATGCTCAAGAAGGACAAGCTGGTGGGCGCCATCGTTTACTACGACG GCCAGCACAACGACGCCCGCATGAACCTGGCCATCGCCCTGACCGCCGCCCGCTACGGCGCCGCCACGGCCAACTACACCGAGGTGGTGCACCTGCTGAAGACCGGGGACCCGAACGGCGGCCCGGACCGGGTGTGTGGCGCCCGCTGCAGGGACGTCATCACAG GGGAGGAGTTTGACGTGAAGGCTAAGTGTGTGATCAACGCCACCGGCCCCTTCACCGACTCCCTGCGGAGGATGGACGACCAGCAGACGGAGAACATCTGCCAGCCCAGCGCCGGCGTCCACATCGTCATCCCCGGATACTACAG TCCTGACAACATGGGTCTTCTGGATCCGGCGACCAGCGACGGCCGCGTCATCTTCTTCCTGCCGTGGGAGAACATGACCATCGCCGGGACGACGGACACCCCCACGCAGGTGACGGCCCACCCCATCCCCGGAGAGGACGACATCAACTTCATCCTGACGGAGGTCCGCAACTACCTGAGCCCCGACGTGGAGG tgcgCAGAGGCGACGTGCTGGCGGCGTGGAGCGGCATCCGCCCCCTGGTGACTGACCCCAGCTCCAAAGACACTCAGTCCATCTGCAGGAACCACGTGGTCAGCATCAGCGGCAGCGGCCTGGTCACCATCGCCG GGGGGAAGTGGACCACCTACCGCTCCATGGCGGAGGAGACGCTGGACGCGGCGGTCCGGGCGCACGGCCTGCGGGCGGAGCCCTGCCGGACGGTGGGCCTGGTGCTGGAGGGGGGCAAGGGCTGGAGCCCCACCCTCTACATCCGGCTGGTGCAGGACTACGGCCTGGAGAAGGAG GTGGCGCAGCATCTGGCCTCCACCTACGGCGTCAGAGCGTTCGATGTTGCTAAGATGGCTCAGGTGACAGGTCAGCGCTGGCCCATCGTGGGAAAGAGGCTGGTGTCAGAGTTCCCCTACATCGAGAGCGAG GTGATCTACGCCATCAAAGAGTACGCCTGCACCGCCATCGACGTCCTGGCCCGCCGGACCCGCCTGGGCTTCCTCAACGTCCAGGCGGCCGACGAGGCGCTGCCCCGCATCGTCGCCATCATGGGCCAGGAGCTGGGCTGGAGCCAGGAGCGCAGGACG GCGGAGCTGGAATCGGCCCGGAAGTTCCTGTACCATGAGATGGGGTACAGGTCTCGATCCGAGCAGCTGACCAGGACCTCGGAGATCAACCTGGACAACCAGGAGGTGGTGAG GTACAAGAAACGCTTCCACAAGTTTGACAAGGAGAGTAAAGGATTCATCACCACGGTGGACGTGCAGCGGGTGTTAGAG agCATCAACGTCCACATCGATGAAAACGCTCTGCACGAAATCCTCAACGAGGTCGACCTGAACAAAAACGGACAGGTGGAGATCGACGAGTTCCTGCAG CTGATGAGCGCGGTGAAGAAGGGCCAGGTGTCGGACAGCCGGCTGGCCATCCTGATGAAGACGGCCGAGGAGACGCTGGACGAGCGGGGCCCGGTGACGGTGGACCGCAGCGGGGGCGGAGTCTGA
- the gpd2 gene encoding glycerol-3-phosphate dehydrogenase, mitochondrial isoform X2: MSGDWPWSNVTSLLCVPVGAPTSPSSPQPGSARLAHVAAEAELSVPFADELPSRRAQLEALRSSEFDVLVVGGGATGAGCALDAVTRNLKTALVERNDFSSGTSSRSTKLIHGGVRYLQKAIMQLDYEQYMMVKEALHERANLLEIAPHLSAPLPIMLPVYKWWQLPYFWAGIKMYDLVAGVQCLKSSYVLSKSKALELFPMLKKDKLVGAIVYYDGQHNDARMNLAIALTAARYGAATANYTEVVHLLKTGDPNGGPDRVCGARCRDVITGEEFDVKAKCVINATGPFTDSLRRMDDQQTENICQPSAGVHIVIPGYYSPDNMGLLDPATSDGRVIFFLPWENMTIAGTTDTPTQVTAHPIPGEDDINFILTEVRNYLSPDVEVRRGDVLAAWSGIRPLVTDPSSKDTQSICRNHVVSISGSGLVTIAGGKWTTYRSMAEETLDAAVRAHGLRAEPCRTVGLVLEGGKGWSPTLYIRLVQDYGLEKEVAQHLASTYGVRAFDVAKMAQVTGQRWPIVGKRLVSEFPYIESEVIYAIKEYACTAIDVLARRTRLGFLNVQAADEALPRIVAIMGQELGWSQERRTAELESARKFLYHEMGYRSRSEQLTRTSEINLDNQEVVRYKKRFHKFDKESKGFITTVDVQRVLESINVHIDENALHEILNEVDLNKNGQVEIDEFLQLMSAVKKGQVSDSRLAILMKTAEETLDERGPVTVDRSGGGV, from the exons ATGTCAGGTGACTGGCCGTGGTCTAACGTGACCTCTTTGCTTTGTGTCCCGGTGGGTGCACCGACGTCTCCGTCCTCGCCGCAGCCCGGCTCG GCGCGGCTCGCTCACGTCGCCGCCGAGGCCGAGCTCAGCGTCCCCTTCGCCGACGAGCTGCCGTCACGGCGCGCCCAGCTGGAGGCGCTGAGGAGCAGCGAGTTCGACGTGCTGGTGGTTGGAGGCGGAGCCACAGGGGCAGGATGCGCCTTGGACGCCGTCACTCGCA acCTGAAGACGGCTCTGGTGGAGAGGAACGACTTCTCCTCCGGAACCAGCAGCCGCAGCACCAAGCTGATCCACGGCGGCGTGCGCTACCTGCAGAAGGCCATCATGCAGCTGGACTACGAGCAG TACATGATGGTGAAAGAAGCGCTCCATGAGCGAGCCAATCTGCTGGAGATCGCTCCTCACCTGTCGGCGCCGCTACCCATCATGCTTCCTGTTTATAA GTGGTGGCAGCTGCCGTACTTCTGGGCCGGGATCAAGATGTACGACCTGGTGGCGGGAGTCCAGTGTCTGAAGAGCAGCTACGTCCTCAGCAAGTCCAAAGCGCTGGAGCTCTTCCCCATGCTCAAGAAGGACAAGCTGGTGGGCGCCATCGTTTACTACGACG GCCAGCACAACGACGCCCGCATGAACCTGGCCATCGCCCTGACCGCCGCCCGCTACGGCGCCGCCACGGCCAACTACACCGAGGTGGTGCACCTGCTGAAGACCGGGGACCCGAACGGCGGCCCGGACCGGGTGTGTGGCGCCCGCTGCAGGGACGTCATCACAG GGGAGGAGTTTGACGTGAAGGCTAAGTGTGTGATCAACGCCACCGGCCCCTTCACCGACTCCCTGCGGAGGATGGACGACCAGCAGACGGAGAACATCTGCCAGCCCAGCGCCGGCGTCCACATCGTCATCCCCGGATACTACAG TCCTGACAACATGGGTCTTCTGGATCCGGCGACCAGCGACGGCCGCGTCATCTTCTTCCTGCCGTGGGAGAACATGACCATCGCCGGGACGACGGACACCCCCACGCAGGTGACGGCCCACCCCATCCCCGGAGAGGACGACATCAACTTCATCCTGACGGAGGTCCGCAACTACCTGAGCCCCGACGTGGAGG tgcgCAGAGGCGACGTGCTGGCGGCGTGGAGCGGCATCCGCCCCCTGGTGACTGACCCCAGCTCCAAAGACACTCAGTCCATCTGCAGGAACCACGTGGTCAGCATCAGCGGCAGCGGCCTGGTCACCATCGCCG GGGGGAAGTGGACCACCTACCGCTCCATGGCGGAGGAGACGCTGGACGCGGCGGTCCGGGCGCACGGCCTGCGGGCGGAGCCCTGCCGGACGGTGGGCCTGGTGCTGGAGGGGGGCAAGGGCTGGAGCCCCACCCTCTACATCCGGCTGGTGCAGGACTACGGCCTGGAGAAGGAG GTGGCGCAGCATCTGGCCTCCACCTACGGCGTCAGAGCGTTCGATGTTGCTAAGATGGCTCAGGTGACAGGTCAGCGCTGGCCCATCGTGGGAAAGAGGCTGGTGTCAGAGTTCCCCTACATCGAGAGCGAG GTGATCTACGCCATCAAAGAGTACGCCTGCACCGCCATCGACGTCCTGGCCCGCCGGACCCGCCTGGGCTTCCTCAACGTCCAGGCGGCCGACGAGGCGCTGCCCCGCATCGTCGCCATCATGGGCCAGGAGCTGGGCTGGAGCCAGGAGCGCAGGACG GCGGAGCTGGAATCGGCCCGGAAGTTCCTGTACCATGAGATGGGGTACAGGTCTCGATCCGAGCAGCTGACCAGGACCTCGGAGATCAACCTGGACAACCAGGAGGTGGTGAG GTACAAGAAACGCTTCCACAAGTTTGACAAGGAGAGTAAAGGATTCATCACCACGGTGGACGTGCAGCGGGTGTTAGAG agCATCAACGTCCACATCGATGAAAACGCTCTGCACGAAATCCTCAACGAGGTCGACCTGAACAAAAACGGACAGGTGGAGATCGACGAGTTCCTGCAG CTGATGAGCGCGGTGAAGAAGGGCCAGGTGTCGGACAGCCGGCTGGCCATCCTGATGAAGACGGCCGAGGAGACGCTGGACGAGCGGGGCCCGGTGACGGTGGACCGCAGCGGGGGCGGAGTCTGA